The Megachile rotundata isolate GNS110a chromosome 11, iyMegRotu1, whole genome shotgun sequence genome includes a region encoding these proteins:
- the LOC100879370 gene encoding UPF0193 protein EVG1 isoform X1 translates to MDRKYQRVEKGVGAFHHPPRAKYSEDTKNLIKLLMEESKVSMMRRKSIQEAIDRGDSLPAPIDRSKQNANKRNTEYRVMMPSVWKRRTQDIIIQSGAYEREQYRRTSPLRNKEKQKRHLACIMAYGKDMPETPRGPKIHHKGRRGQSLPDDVNPIDDLVRGIQERMEFLSDMESLGMGKKYRPIIQQEIAQKLRLIESVDKQKCKEIRKEIRELEKPLPKPLPLGPLDDN, encoded by the exons ATGGACCGGAAGTATCAGAGGGTTGAAAAAGGGGTGGGCGCGTTTCATCACCCACCGAGAGCGAAATACAGCGAGGACACAAAAAATCTAATTAAAC TTTTAATGGAAGAGTCTAAAGTAAGTATGATGAGAAGGAAATCAATTCAAGAAGCAATCGACAGGGGTGACTCCTTACCAGCTCCTATTGATAGATCGAAACAAAATGCAAACAAACGCAACACCGAATATCGG GTCATGATGCCTTCCGTTTGGAAAAGGCGAACGCAGGATATAATTATTCAAAGTGGGGCATACGAGAGAGAACAGTACAGAAGAACATCTCCACTTC GAAATAAAGAGAAACAAAAGCGCCACTTGGCGTGCATAATGGCGTACGGGAAGGATATGCCGGAAACTCCGCGTGGACCGAAAATTCACCACAAAGGGAGGCGAGGACAGAGTTTACCGGACGATGTAAATCCTATTGACGATT TGGTACGCGGAATCCAAGAAAGAATGGAATTTCTAAGCGACATGGAATCCCTAGGAATGGGAAAAAAATATCGCCCCATAATACAACAAGAAATAGCACAAAAATTGCGTTTAATCGAATCAGTGGACAAACAAAAATGCAAAGAAATCCGCAAAGAAATTAGAGAACTCGAGAAACCTTTGCCAAAACCACTTCCCTTAGGTCCATTGgatgataattaa
- the LOC100879370 gene encoding UPF0193 protein EVG1 isoform X2 encodes MNLLTELVLMEESKVSMMRRKSIQEAIDRGDSLPAPIDRSKQNANKRNTEYRVMMPSVWKRRTQDIIIQSGAYEREQYRRTSPLRNKEKQKRHLACIMAYGKDMPETPRGPKIHHKGRRGQSLPDDVNPIDDLVRGIQERMEFLSDMESLGMGKKYRPIIQQEIAQKLRLIESVDKQKCKEIRKEIRELEKPLPKPLPLGPLDDN; translated from the exons ATGAATTTGCTCACAGAATTAG TTTTAATGGAAGAGTCTAAAGTAAGTATGATGAGAAGGAAATCAATTCAAGAAGCAATCGACAGGGGTGACTCCTTACCAGCTCCTATTGATAGATCGAAACAAAATGCAAACAAACGCAACACCGAATATCGG GTCATGATGCCTTCCGTTTGGAAAAGGCGAACGCAGGATATAATTATTCAAAGTGGGGCATACGAGAGAGAACAGTACAGAAGAACATCTCCACTTC GAAATAAAGAGAAACAAAAGCGCCACTTGGCGTGCATAATGGCGTACGGGAAGGATATGCCGGAAACTCCGCGTGGACCGAAAATTCACCACAAAGGGAGGCGAGGACAGAGTTTACCGGACGATGTAAATCCTATTGACGATT TGGTACGCGGAATCCAAGAAAGAATGGAATTTCTAAGCGACATGGAATCCCTAGGAATGGGAAAAAAATATCGCCCCATAATACAACAAGAAATAGCACAAAAATTGCGTTTAATCGAATCAGTGGACAAACAAAAATGCAAAGAAATCCGCAAAGAAATTAGAGAACTCGAGAAACCTTTGCCAAAACCACTTCCCTTAGGTCCATTGgatgataattaa
- the LOC100883136 gene encoding uncharacterized protein LOC100883136: MKVGLLKNFLHYFNLKQGTVLIAVFQLFTSGFSMIFFVLALVHAMGIQEMVVRDTEDALEREALEDISSNHLNTRKMDMAHHNATETVYSMYCGLVITVIHFISTILLLYGALTNNRHFMAPWMMVMMTIISALTISLFLVEQDCPFIATLGGKADICERLIVLFLVITSSYVWFVVYSTYKSLETKKGLTHILHGVKKKPVVPVVQKSKAVPAHANKPYEV, encoded by the exons atgaaagTAGGACTCTTAAAAAACTTTTTACACTATTTTAACTTGAAGCAAGGCACAGTGCTAATAGCTGTGTTTCAGCTg tTTACGTCAGGCTTCAGTATGATATTTTTTGTGCTGGCATTGGTACACGCTATGGGAATACAAGAAATGGTGGTGAGGGATACAGAGGATGCTTTAGAGAGGGAAGCCTTAGAAGATATTTCATCTAATCATCTTAATACTAGGAAAATGGATATGGCTCATCATAATGCAACTG AAACGGTTTACTCAATGTATTGTGGGTTGGTGATCACagtgatacattttatttccacTATTTTGCTTCTGTACGGTGCGCTAACG AATAATCGTCACTTTATGGCGCCTTGGATGATGGTCATGATGACCATAATATCAGCATTGACAATTTCCTTGTTTTTGGTGGAACAAGACTGCCCTTTTATCGCCACGCTAGGCGGCAAAGCAGATATCTGTGAAC GTTTAATCGTTCTGTTTCTGGTAATTACCAGTTCTTACGTGTGGTTTGTGGTGTACAGCACTTACAAAAGTCTCGAAACAAAGAAAGGTTTAACTCATATTCTCCACGGAGTAAAGAAAAAGCCTGTAGTTCCGGTGGTACAAAAATCAAAAGCCGTTCCGGCACACGCGAACAAACCATATGAAGTTTAA